The following is a genomic window from Xenopus laevis strain J_2021 chromosome 2L, Xenopus_laevis_v10.1, whole genome shotgun sequence.
GAGCCTAACACAGGTAAGTATATGTTTCTTTTATCTAATTTTAACTGAAGTTATTGTATTAGAaacgtttctgttttttttagtggaaagaagTTAAGGAACACTTTAAGTAAggtagtaaggtcagttattgtgTAGAAACTAAGGTATAGTTTGTTGTTGTTGTGAAGTTTAGTGTTTTGTTTGTGTAAGTAATTGTTTGTAGTGTGTATTGTTTGTTGTAAACATGGAATTTGTTGAAAGATATGTAAACAAATATGCTTCAGCTGATTACAATTCATGTGCAGATGAGTCTTTGACACATCAGTTTAAAAGTCTACTGACACAGTGTCAAAGTTAcaacaataaagtaaaatgtaatcatcttgcaaaaatggtaaagaaaattaaaatggccAATGAAATATTAGCATTATTAAAGATGAAAGTTATTGCTGAGAATAAGGCAGAACAGTGGAGAAATGAGAAGGTCCAGTTTAGAGAAGACTTGGAAAAGTTTGGTGAGTCACTTATTGTAGCAGCTAGCACTTCAGAAGAGCATATTTCAGAATTAGAAGAACTGAGGGAGAAGGTAGAACTGTTAGCTAAACAGAATGATTTGTTAGAAGAAAAGTTGAAGGATTGTGAGGAGAGGTGCAGGCTCAGAGAACAAGAGGTGATATCTTTAGAAAGCAAGGCTGGATATGAACTAAATGTCCCAGTAAGTGTCTGCCCTGTTACTGAGCAAGAGATAAAAGATGGAGAACAAGGTATAAGACCACAAACATTACCTAGTCCAACTCTCTTTAGCCCCCAATCAGAATGTGCTAGACAACGGATCAATAATACATATGTGCCAACTGATAATAATATTCATTCAAACTCAGCAGCACTGAAAATACAAGAGGTTATAAGTTTGACCCAGATATTGGGAACGTTTGACACTAATTTATCCCCTACTAGCCTTTCCAATAAATTGGAAGCTGTGGTCAAACAATATAACCTTGGAAATAAAGATGCATGTGCCTTGCTTAGAGCATGGCTCCCATATCAGTTGGCTGCAGAACTTAGGCCTCCGGTTGGTAAGCACATTGGGACATTGTCCAATATCAATGAAAATTGGGGAAGTACCACTGAAAGGTTAAGAGAGTTGCAAAGGATTTTGGGTGGGCGAGATATAAGAGGTACAAATGCATTGGAGAATGCAAGGTATAGGAAAGGAGATGATCCAATGTTATTTTGCACTGATTATCTCTCCCTATATAAAGTTGTATTCAACTGCCCTGATATGTTGCCAGATGAGCCCAATTTCCTCTACTCAAtggcaaataaatgtaatgttgatTACAACACAAGAACTGCCCTTAGGTATGCCACCTCATAcaacaactttataaatacacttaGGGATTGGTCTCAGGAGTCTTTTGAATTCGAGAGACATATTTCTGTTGCTTCTAAAAACAACCAAAGCAGGAGATTTCCACGGAAATGTTACAGTTGTGGTAAGTATGGTCATATTGCTCGATTTTGCAGAACTTCTGCCAATCAGCATGATACTTACCCAATCCATTCAATACAGAGACAAGAGGGGGATGCACAGGAAAATCTAAATGATTATCTCCTAGACCATAGCCCTCCCTCAGAGCCTGAAACTGTTGTCTCCTCTGATAACATAGACACAGGTTCCaatagtgcaggagatcaaaaagagagCCAAAATGAGCCCAAAAGGGAATTTCACACACTTCCctgtaaaacaggaaaagaagggACAACTGCCCCACCCTTTATGCCTTGGGTGAACATTCCACTGTGGCTTTACAGCAGTTGGTCTCACATTGCTATGCAAATGCTAATGGCCAACTTAGCACAGTTTGCCCAGGGTGTACCAAACACAAATATGCCTGTTTTCTAATGACAAGGAATGTGATGGAATTAAAACTAGATATGGCCATGACCACTGTATAATGGATATGTACTATGTTATTTGTAATGttatgtatattaattatatgtatgtttctttttcagagtACTAGTGGAAGAACGATTGTCCATTTATCCTGTAAAATGAAGAAGATACtgtgattttaaaattgatttttgtttcaacAGGTTGTAGATTTGTTTTAGCACCTGATGACTTTGTGTCTTACACTAAATAACCCTGATTAACTGGATAACTGTTTTTAAAACCACGTGGTACAATCAAtgagctcaatagtaaaataattgtttgcaaacaatttaaaaaacaatatttaaactcAATAACATCTCTTCACAATACTGGTGTCCTTGGTATATTATTAACTTTATTGTCCACaggtatttgtttttgttcatgtacagtatttgtgttgttaaatgtaaatgtgtttatcttTGTTTTACATGTTGTCTCTGTTTAGTGTTTTGTGTTAGTTTGTATACAGTTAATCAAAACACTGCTAAAAATAGCAGACCgtgtaattttgaattttttttttccaatttttttttttttgctctctacTTGAATAATGGTACCTACGTTTTTCGGTACCAAATGGGGGGTGATCATAGTTTTTCTTTCCTAAAGCCCACCAAAAgatacatgaaaatgtttttacaatttttattgttatttttgtttttttttgcagctctcattttatgttattttttttaaacagaatgtaTTGAACAGATAATAATGCTACGCATATGGTCCTGCTCTTGCTATTTTATTTAGAGGATCCATGAAACTACATAGAAAAAATTTGGGCCCTGGATCAACTGAGTTTGGTTATATTTTGAAAGGCAAATGTGTTTAGAacttttgaattttattaaaacaggttTCAGAACAACATTACTCACACATTGTTTAGGTTAAATGGAAAACATAGGGTACAACTTTCGTCATAGAATAAGtatgtttatgtgtatatatatatatatcactataagtatgttattaatatttatgtttttagttAATGATGTGGTTCGTTGTTTTTACATAGAAGtgaatttaaatataaagttagaaggcattatgtggataaaaataacattaatataaGAATATGCAGACTAGCGAACAAATGTCTGTAGtatataaagtttaatttgatGTTATGCTACATG
Proteins encoded in this region:
- the LOC121399988 gene encoding posterior protein-like isoform X2, yielding MEFVERYVNKYASADYNSCADESLTHQFKSLLTQCQSYNNKVKCNHLAKMVKKIKMANEILALLKMKVIAENKAEQWRNEKVQFREDLEKFGESLIVAASTSEEHISELEELREKVELLAKQNDLLEEKLKDCEERCRLREQEVISLESKAGYELNVPVSVCPVTEQEIKDGEQGIRPQTLPSPTLFSPQSECARQRINNTYVPTDNNIHYACALLRAWLPYQLAAELRPPVGKHIGTLSNINENWGSTTERLRELQRILGGRDIRGTNALENARYRKGDDPMLFCTDYLSLYKVVFNCPDMLPDEPNFLYSMANKCNVDYNTRTALRYATSYNNFINTLRDWSQESFEFERHISVASKNNQSRRFPRKCYSCGKYGHIARFCRTSANQHDTYPIHSIQRQEGDAQENLNDYLLDHSPPSEPETVVSSDNIDTGSNSAGDQKESQNEPKREFHTLPCKTGKEGTTAPPFMPWVNIPLWLYSSWSHIAMQMLMANLAQFAQGVPNTNMPVF
- the LOC121399988 gene encoding posterior protein-like isoform X1, whose amino-acid sequence is MEFVERYVNKYASADYNSCADESLTHQFKSLLTQCQSYNNKVKCNHLAKMVKKIKMANEILALLKMKVIAENKAEQWRNEKVQFREDLEKFGESLIVAASTSEEHISELEELREKVELLAKQNDLLEEKLKDCEERCRLREQEVISLESKAGYELNVPVSVCPVTEQEIKDGEQGIRPQTLPSPTLFSPQSECARQRINNTYVPTDNNIHSNSAALKIQEVISLTQILGTFDTNLSPTSLSNKLEAVVKQYNLGNKDACALLRAWLPYQLAAELRPPVGKHIGTLSNINENWGSTTERLRELQRILGGRDIRGTNALENARYRKGDDPMLFCTDYLSLYKVVFNCPDMLPDEPNFLYSMANKCNVDYNTRTALRYATSYNNFINTLRDWSQESFEFERHISVASKNNQSRRFPRKCYSCGKYGHIARFCRTSANQHDTYPIHSIQRQEGDAQENLNDYLLDHSPPSEPETVVSSDNIDTGSNSAGDQKESQNEPKREFHTLPCKTGKEGTTAPPFMPWVNIPLWLYSSWSHIAMQMLMANLAQFAQGVPNTNMPVF